Part of the Halobellus ruber genome is shown below.
GACGTGCCGGTCTAAGGCGTCGTCGTCGCGGAGGGCGTCTGGAGAACTCCGGTGGACGATCCGGCCGCTGTCCATCACGTACACGTAGTCACAGACGTCCAGTGCCATCCGGACGTTCTGCTCGACGAGCAGCACGGTCAGCCCGCGCTTCCGGAGCGACTCGATCGTCTCCACCACCCGCTCGACGACGTAGGGCGCGAGTCCCTCGGTAGGTTCGTCGAGAAGGAGCGTCCGGCCACCGCTGACCAACGCCCGGCCGACCGCGAGCATCTGCTGTTCCCCGCCGGAGAGGGTGCTTCCCGGGGCTGATTCGTTGTCCGCGAGGTTCTCGAACGTGTCGAGCACTTCGTCGATACCCCAGCTATGGTCGCCGCCGCGCCCGCCCGTCCCGCCGAGTTCGGCGAGTTCGAGGTTCTCCCGGACGCTGAGCCCGCCGAAGATCCGGCGTTCCTCGGGCACCAGGGCGATCCCGCGGCGGACCGTCTCCTCCGGGCCCAGGTCGCCGACATCCTCGCCGTCGTAGGTGACCGATCCCGACCGCGGCGCGAGCGTTCCCATCACCGTCCGGAGCGTCGTCGTCTTGCCCACGCCGTTCCGCCCGACGAGCCCGACGACCTCCCCGTTGCCGACGTCGACGCTGACGTCCTGGAGGACCGTCGTGGCACCGTAGCCGGCAGTCACGCCGTCCACGCGGAGCAGCGGCTCGTCGAGCCGGCTCTCCGACGACCGCGTGGACTGACCCTCGGGCGTCACGCCGTGTACCCCCCGAGGTAGGCCTCCCGAACCCGGTCGTCGGCCGCGATCTCCGCCGGCGTTCCGGTCGCGACCTCCCGGCCCCCGTTCAGCGTCGTGATCCGGTCGGAGACGCGCATCACGAGATCGACGTTGTGCTCGACGAGCAGCACCGTCCGGTCGGCCAGCACGTCCTCGAAGAGCTCGATCGTCGCGTCGGTCTCGTCGCCGCTCATCCCCGCGGTCGGCTCGTCGAGCAGCACCACGTCGGGGTCGGTCGCGAGCACGAGACCGACCTCCAGCCGCCGTCGGTCCCCGTACGAGAGGTCGCTGGCCCGCGCGTCGGCGACGGATCGGAGCCCGAGTTCGTCGAGGACGGCGTCGGTCCGGCGGTCGACCCCCTCCAACTCGCCGGAGTCGGCGAACAGCCGGCGTGCCGTCGACAGCGTCTCGAACCGCTCCGCTTGCGCGGCGAGCCGGACGTTCTCACGGACCGAGAGCCCGTTGAACACCGTCGTCAACTGGAACGAGCGGGCGAGGTTCGCGGCGACCCGTTCGGCGGGCGAGAGCGCGGTGATGTCCCGCCCCGACAGCGTAATCGTCCCCTCGGTCGGGGTCATCGCCCCGCTGATCAGGTTGAAAAGCGTCGTCTTCCCCGCCCCGTTCGGCCCGATGATGCTCCGGAACTCGCCGCGGTCGACCGCGAGATCAACCCCGTCGACCGCGGTGAACTCCCCGAACCGTTTCGTGAGCCCGGTGGTCCGGAGGATCGGCCCCCCGCGGTCAGTCATCCGGTTCGACCTCCTCCGCCGACGCGGGCGGTCCCCCGACGCCGGCGCGGTCGTCCCCGAGCCGCGCCGGCAACGAGATCAGTCCTTTCGGGAGGAAGAGCACGACAACCACGAAAAGCGTCCCGAGCAGAAGCCGCCACCAGGGGATCGCCGCCGAGAGCTGTCGTTCGATCAGCGTGAACACGGCCGCCCCGATCATCGGTCCGTAGAGCGTCCCCGATCCGCCGAGCACCACCATAATGATCGCGTTCCCGCTGTTGATCCAGTTCAGCAGGTCGGGGGCGGCGAAGCCGTTGTAGAGCGCGAACAGCGCGCCCGAGAGCCCCGCGAGGGTGGAGCTGACCACGAACGCCTGGCGTTTGACCGACCGGACCTCGTAGCCGACGAACCGGGCCCGAAGTTCGCTCTCCCTGATCGCCCGGAGGACGGTCCCGAACGGCGCCGCCATCATCCGACTGACGCCGAGGTACGACGCGACCACGATCGCGAGGAGGAAGTAGTAAAACAGCGCGTCGCCGGTGAACAGAAGCGGCTCGACGCCGACGAGCACCTCGTCGAACCTGATCCCGACGCCGCCGATCCCGTAGAGCGGCTCGGGCGCGCCGAAGAGGCCGCTGCTGCCGCCCGTAACGTCGGCCCGCACGACCACCTGGCGGACGATCTCCGCGAACGCGAGGGTGATCATCACGAAGTACACCCCCGAGACCCGGATCGCGACGTGGCCGACGACCCAGGCCGTGATCGCGGTCGTCGCGAGCGCGACCCCGAGTGCCACGAACGCCGACGGCGAGACGTACAGAAGCGTCAGCAGCGTCGCGTAGGCCCCGAGCCCGTAGAACAGGGCGTGGCCCAGCGAGATCAACCCGGTGTAGCCGAGGACGATGTCGAGGCTCATCGCGAACAGCGCCCAGATGAGGACAGTAATGAGAAGCGACACCACGAACCCGGAGTAAATCACCCCGCTGAACACGGGCACAAGCGCCAGCAGGACCACGGCCGCGACCCCCAACCGCGACCGTCCCCGGCCGGTGAGGACGCCGCCGCCCAGCCCGCCGACGAACTCGCTTGGCTCCGATCGGCCGGCGCTTACCCCCTCGCCGGTCCCGCCGAACAACCCCTGGGGGCGGACGAGGAGGACGCCGATCATCAGCAGGAAGATCACGACCCCCTGGATCGTCGGGAGCAACGTACTGACGGCGCTCTGGACGATCCCGACGAGCAGCCCGCCCGCGACCGCGCCGCGGAAGCTCCCGAGGCCGCCCAATACGACGATCACGAACGCCGGGATGATGACCGCGTTGCCCATCTCCAGGCTGACGTTCTGGTAGCCGCCGAGCACGACGCCGCCGAACGCCGCAAGCGCCGCTCCCGCCCCGAACACCACCGTGTAGTAGCGGTCGATGTCCACCCCGAGGTTGCGCACCATCTCCCGGTCCTCCGACCCGGCGCGGACGACCAGCCCCACCCGCGTGTGGTTCAGCGCCGCCCAGACGGCGGCCGCGAGCAGCCCGCCGGCGGCGATGATGAAGTAGCTGTACCCCGAGTAGGAGAACCCGAGGACGGTGATCGTCCGGTCGATGACAGCCGGCGGCGAGTAGAACAACGGATCCGTCCCCCAGACGAACCGCTTGAGGTCGTAGATGATGAGCAGGAGTCCGAACGTGAGCAGGATCTGCGCCAGCTGCCCGCGGCCGTAGACGCGGTTGATGAGGCCGCGTTCGGTGACCGCGCCGACGGCCCCGACGAGGAGCGGCACCGCGATCAGCGCGATCCAGAACCCGCCCCCGTCGAACCCGGTCACAAGCGAGAACGCGAAGTACGCACCTAACGCCAGTAGCTCCCCGTGTGCGAGGTTCAGGACGTCCATCACCCCGAACACGAGCGAGAGCCCGGCCGCGACGAGGACGTAGACCATCCCGATCGTCAGGCCGTTGAGGAGTATGTCGAGCAGCTGCGTACCCGGGACCATCGACGGAGTTGTTCGAGTGCCAGCCGGCGTGCTTCGATAAAGGTGTCGGGTTGTGGGTCCGGTCGCCCGCGAGGGTCGTCGCCCCGTGGCCCAGTCCACGGACGTACCCTCGGAAGCCGGGTTCAGGCCACCTTCCGTTCGTCGGTGAACGTGACCGTCCGGTTTTCCGTCTCCACGGTGGTCTGCACGGTGATCCACCCGTCGTTGTTGCTGATCTTCAGCGCCTCGGCGTACGAGAGTTCGACCTGTCGGGTCGTGGTGTAGGAGTCGCCGGCCGGCAGCGTGCCCACGTCCTCGTTGCCCCGCCAGATCTCGTCGCCGTCGGTTCCCCTCCCCGCGAAGATCCGGGTGTGGACGGTGCCGTTCTCGGCGGTTGCGTCCTGCTGGTTCGTCAGCGTCGAGGTGACGTCTCGGCAGGTCTGGCCGCACTTCTCGATTTTGTCGATGGTGAAGCCGAACGGTGGCGTCGCAGTCGACGCTCCGTCGGCGGTCGTCGTCGCCGGTCCGTCGCTTCCGACCGTGGCCGTCCCCTCGCCGCCGGGTGTGGCCGTCGGGAACGATTCGGCGTCGGCCGCCCCGTTTCCACCCGGGAGCATATCGCCGGCGACGACGACTCCGGCGCCGGCGCCGAGAACGACGATGGCCGCGAGTATCAGTTTCAGGTTCATTTGTATCGGTTGAATTGTGTTATCGTGTGACGATCGAGTGGAGGGCCGAAGCGGGGGGTTCTCGGGTCGGTTGCCTGGGCTCGCTACGAGTCGTTCCCGTCCCCGCTCTCCGCCCGCTCACCGCCCGCGACGTCGCTCACGGCCGACCCGAGGCTGTCGACGGTGCCGTCGAGGAAGCCGTTGATCAGGCTGTGGATCTCCGAGACGAACTCCGGCACCGGATCCGGAAGGTCGCCCGGCGGGCCGGTCTGTCCGGCCGCGTCGCCGCCCGCGGGGCCGGAGGCGTCCTCGGAGCCGGCGCTTTCTGCCGCCACTGTGCTTCCCGGCATCGCCGCCGCACCCGTCGCGGCGACGAGTACGGCCAGCGCGATCGCGATGGGTTTGCTTTGGTTCATTGTCGATCCTCATCCGGGTGGACGGCCGGGACCTATATAAACCGAGACGGCGCTAAAGCGGGTTTGCGCCGATTTTAGCGACGTTATATCCGGATTCATCGGAGTTTCACCGGGTCCACGCGACGACGGGCGGCTGAGAGGATCAATCGGCAGTCTCACGGGGAGTCCGCGGTCCCGCGCGCGGAGGGCCGAGCCACCGGTCTGCTCCGCCACTCAGGGGTGCGCCCAGTAGACGACGCTCCCCTCGTCGCCGTGGTCGTCCACCCGGACGAACCCGATCCGCTCGAACTGGATCACCTCGTCGACCGCCGTCTCCGCGAAGTCGGGTTCGGCCACGCCACGCACGTCGCCGTCGGGGGTCCGCATCAGGACCGGGACGGTCCCCTCGTCGGGGGCCCAGTGGACCACGTCGACGTCGCCGGAGCGGACCACCTCGATGTCGTCGTCGGTCACCACCAGTCGGTCGCCCGCCCGGCGGACGGGGGCGTATCCCTTCAGCCAGACGCGTTCGCCGTCGGCCGGCACGTCCTCGGGTTCGAGCACGACGCCGCCGTCCACGGGGATGGTTCGTGAGCCACGCTCCTCGAAGTCGGGGTGCAACGGGGGATGGGCGGCGTCCGGACCGCCCTCGACCGCGAAGCGCTCGCCGTCGCGGACGAGGAAGTACCGCTCGGCGTCGTCGTCGACGAGGTCGCGGTTGGCCGCATACACCGAACTCATCGCGAGGTCGACGTTCGAGGTGGAGGTCCCGAGCGCCGCCAACGCCTCCACGACGGCCTCGCCGCGGATGCCGCGCCGACGGAGGCTGGCGAGCGTGGGTGCACGGGGGTCGTCCCATCCGTCGAGTTCGCCGGCCTCGATCTTCGCTTTCAGCGTCGACGTCGAGATGGCTACGTCGTAGGCGTCGACCTGGACGTGCCCCCAGTGGATGACCTCGGGGTACTCCCACCCGAAGTAGTCGTAGACGAACTGCTGGCGCTTCGCCGAATCCTGGAGGTCGATCCCGCGGATGATGTGCGTCACCCCCGTGAGGTGGTCGTCGACGCCCGACTGGAAGTCGAGCATCGGCCAACACCGGTACTCTTTGGCCTCGGGTCGCGGATGCGGCGTGTCGATGAGGCGGAACGCGACCCAGTCCCGCAGCGCGGGGTTCTTGTGCTCGATGTCGGTCCGGACCCGCAGCACCATCTCTCCGGGGTCGTACTCGCCGTCGACCATCGCTTCGAACTCCTCGTGGACGGTCCCCGTGGCCTTGTTGCGGTGTGGACACGGCCGCGCGTCGTTCTTGAGTTCGGAGAAGTCCCCGGCCGCACACGAGCACGTGTACGCCCCGCCGGCGTCGATCAGTTCGCGTGCGTGATCGTAGTAAATCTCCAGGCGATCGGACGCGAGCAGCACCTCGTCGGGCTCGAACCCCAGGTAGTCGATGTCCTCGAGGATGGCGTCGTAGGCGTCGAGATCCGGTCGTTTCGTCTCGGGGTCGGTATCGTCGAAGCGGACGACGAAGGAGCCGTCGTACCGCTGCTTGTAAGTGCCGATGACCGCCGGCATCCGAGCGTGTCCGATGTGCCAGGGGCCGTTGGGGTTCGGGGCGGCGCGCATCCGGACTTCGTCGTACCCGTCGACGTTCGGGAGGTCGGGGAGGTCGTGGTCGTCCTCGTCGTCGTGGGCGTCGATCTCCGCGAGTTCCTCGGGAGCGAGTTCCTCCAATCGCTCCCGCCTTTCGGCCGCAGACAGGTCGTTGACGCGCGCCACCACGCCGCCGACGACGCCCGGGATCTCGTCGCCGTGGGGGCGGAACTCGGGGTTCTCGCCCATCAACGGCCCCATAATCGCGCCGACATCGGCGTCGCTGTCGTACTTGACCGCATTGAGCAGGGCGTGTTTCTCGGCCGCCCGCTCGACGCGCTCGCGGAGGTCGTCGTCCATCGGTCTCAGGTGGGTGCTCCCGGTCCAAAAGCCGTCCGGATCCGCCGGGCGGACGACGGGGTCGACAGTTCACTACGCTCGGCCGGAATTTTTGGAAACTAATACGGAAGCCTTATGAACGAATCCGACGTTCGTTTACTCGCAATGGCAAACGGTACGGTTGACTTCTTCAACGACACGGGCGGTTACGGTTTCATCGAGACAGAGGACGCTGACGAGGACGTGTTCTTCCACATGGAAGACGTCGGCGGCGAGGATCTCACCGAGGGCACCGAGCTCGAGTTCGAGATCGAACAGGCCCCCAAAGGCCCCCGCGCGACGAACGTCGTCCGCGTCTAATCCGGTTTCCACCGTCGCCGCTCGGCGTCACGGTACTCCCGTGAGCCAGTTTGGACGCCTCGCGTTCCGGTGACGACAGCAAACCGCGATTTTCACTACCGAACTCCGGAGCGGCGGCACCGGCCTGATCGCGGGGCGCCATCGTGACAACCGGTAGCCCTTTGTTCGTCGCCGAACCGGCATACGGCGTATGAGTGTCTCGGTACCCGGCACGATACGTGGGATGGCCAAGCGCGCGAACCCGGCGTTCGGCGCCGGCGCGGTCCTGATTCCGGTCGCGCTGTTCGCGGCTGCGAGCCTCTTCGGCACGATCCAGCAGTTGACCTACGTCCACGTGATGACGGGGGTGTTGTGGACCGGCATCGACCTGTTTATGACGCTCGTGCTCGGCCCGGTGTTGGGCGGGTTGGCGGTCGAGGAACGCGCCGCGGTGTTCCAGCGGTTCACGCCGAAGATGACGTTTCTGATGCCGACGCTCGCCTTCACGACCATCTTCGCCGGGATGGTCCTCGCAGGGCGAATGGGCTACCTTCCGGGGCTGTCGGCGTGGGGCGGGCTCTTTGCGATCGTGGCGATGGGCCCCGCGCTGCTCGCGGTGGGCTTCCAGTTCGACGCCTTCACCGATCGGCGGTGGCTCGCGCTCTTTGCGGTCGTCGTGGGCGGGGGCGCCGTCTCGTTCGTCGCGAACCTCGGTACGTTCGCGATTCCCGGTCCGGCGATCCTGGCGGCGCTGGCGGTGGTGACCGTCCTCACGATAATCGGGTTCGGGATCCTGCTGCCCGGCGAGATCCGGATGTACCTGGAGATGACCTCCGAAACGCCCGACGCCGACCTCATCGGTGCGATCGGAATGCGGAACGCCAAGCTGAGCGGCGTCGAGGGCGTTCTCCAGCTCAGCATCGTCGCGATAATGGTCTACATTCGCTACGGCGGGTTCGGGTTCTGACCGCGGTCGCCCGTCACGGCTACGGTCCCCCCGATGGGATCCGCTCGGCGGTTCGATTCAACCCGCCGGAGCCAGCCACGCCGTCGTCGGACTCGTTCGCCCGCACCTGGACGTAGCGCTGACCGACCATCCCGTCGAGCAGCGCGTCGACGGGCGCGCGGTCGTCACGCAGGACCGGCACGTCGTCGGTCGGTTCGTCGCGACGGTAGGCGTCCAGTTCCCCCGAGAGGTCGATGCCGATGTCGCGGCGCTGGTTCCGCGCTTGGAGTTCCGCTTCGGTCAAAAGCGCCTCCTGTTTCGTCGCGACCACCTCGATGTTCTGGACGACCGGGCCGCCGGCGGTCGGGAAGCTGTAGACCCGCGGGAACACCTGCCGCATCGTCTTGTACTCCGCGCGGTAGAACTCCGAGGCCGGGCCCGACGGCGCGGAGATGAGGTTTGCGAGCAACACCCCGTCGTCGTCGAGTTGCTCCGACGCCTGCCGCATAAACTCGACCGTCGTCAGCTGGAACGGCACGCTGTCCTTCCGGTAGGCGTCGAGGACGATCACGTCGTAGGTCCGGTTCGTCTCTTCGAGGAACCGTCGGCCGTCGCCGCGGTGGACGTTCAGCCGCGGGGAGTCGGGGATCCCGAAGTACCGGTCGGCGGCGTCGATCACTGCCGGATCCAGTTCCACCACGTCGACGGTGACGTTCGGGTACATATCGTGGAAGATCCGCGGTCCGGTGAACCCGCCGCCCCCGATGAACAGCACCCGGTCGACCTCCGCCTCCCCGGTGAAAAGCAGCGACGCGTGGAAGTAGCGGGTGTAGTCGAAGACGTGGCGGTTGGGGTCGTCGAGGTCCATCGCGCTGTGTGGCTGGCCGTCGAGGTACAGCGTCCGGGTGTCGCCGCGGTCGACGACCTGTAGTTCCTGGTACGCCGTCTGGGTGCCGTAGACGGTGTCGCCGGCGAGGCTCGGGCCGACTCCGCCGACGGCCGCCGCGAGCACGAGCGCGGCCGCGACACCGCCGACCCGGAGTCCCGTTCCGTCCCCGAACTCCGGGGCCGCGACCGCGATGGCGGCGACGACCGCCGAGAGTCCGAGTATCGCACCGATCTGGGGGACCGACAGCGCAGGCACCAGGAAGTAGGTGGTCGCGAACGCCCCGACGATGGAGCCGACCGTCCCCAGCGCGTAGATGTGTCCCGCGGTCGCGCCGACGTCGCCGCCGGCGAGTTCCGCAGCGTACGGGCTCACGTAGCCCAGCAGGTAGGTCGGCGGGCCGAACAGGATCGTGATCGCCGGCAGCGAGACGAACCGGCTCGGGAGCGGCAACACGGCTGTCGACTGGACGATCAGGTCGCCGAACAGCACGACGCCGGCGACGTAGAGTCCGGTCGCGAGGAAGACGCCGACGAGGCGGGTGTGGGAGGCGTTCGCCGCCGCGCGCTTCCCGCCGCGATGGTAGCCCAGGCTGAGCGCCGCAAGGAAGACCCCGATGATCCCGCCCCAGGTGTAGATGGTGCTGCCGAACTCCGGGGCGAGGATCCGGCCGGCCAGGATCTCAAGCCCCATACTCGTCACCCCGGAGACGAACACCGCAGCCTCCGGACGGGTCGGTATCCGGTCGGGGCCGAACCGGGAGATCATTATCGGACGGTGGACGGGCAGCGTCTTCAACGCCGCGGCTCCCCGCCGGCGAGCCGAAAGAGGAGGATATAGGATGCCGGAGTCTGAACGGAGCACAAACGATGTTCGAGCGAATCCTGCTGCCGACGGACGGGGCCGACTCGATGGACGTGGTCGTGCGGACCGCGGCCGACATCGCCGACCGACGCGACGCCGTGGTCCACGTGCTCTACGTCATCGACGACCGGGCGTTCCTCACCCTCGACGACGGGATGAAAGACGACGTGCTCGCGGAGTTGACCGGCGAAGGGGAGGTCGCGACCGACCGGGCGGCGACCCGACTCCGGGAGGCGGGGATCGAGGTCACAACCGGGATCAGACAGGGCGACCCGGCCGACGAGATCATCTCCTCGGTGGAGGCGGCCGACATCGACCTCGTCGCGATGGGAACCCGCCGCGGCGATTACTCGAACAGTATGATGGGGAGCGTCTCCCAGGAGGTCGTCGCCCGCGCGCCCGTCCCGGTGCTGACGGTGAACCTCACAGAGGAGGAGTGACACGGGGCGGCGGGGAGTTGTCGGCCGGCGCTTACGGACCTGAGCCGTGGGCCCCGTGTTACTCCTCGGGGTCGAAGTCGAGGGCGACGGAGTTGATACAGTAGCGCTTTCCGGTAGGCTCGGGACCGTCGTCGAAGACGTGTCCCAGGTGGCCGCCGCAGGCGCGACACACCACCTCGATACGGGACATCCCGTGTCGGGTGTCGGTCTCGGTCTCGACGGCGTCCGCGTTGGCGTCGTAAAAGGAGGGCCACCCCGACCCGGAGTCGAACTTGACGTCGCTGTCGAACAGTTCGGCCCCGCAGCCGGCACACCGGAAGGTGCCGTCCTCCTTCACGTCGAGATACTCGCCGCTGAACTTCGGTTCCGTCCCCCGGTTCCGGAGAATCTCGTACTCCTCGTCGGTGAGGCGTTCGCGCCACTCCGTCTCCGAGTCGGGCAGGTCGTCGGACTGGGATGGTTCGGTCGCCATACCCGTCCTTAGGACCGGAGCGTCAAGAACCCCTTCCCGCAACCGGTGCCCCGACCTAACGTATACCCGGGCGTCAACAGCCACGGGTCTCCACGCCGGACACCGGCCCGTCGGTGGGTTCGTACGTCGACTCGCCGACCGAGTCGGCGAACATCGGCAGCGACAGCCGGTAGTCGAACAGGATCACGAACGAGTCCCAGACCGCGTTCGCGGAGACACCCTCCGGGACGCGCTCGACCAGCACCCCGGTGCGCAGTCGGACGACCTCCGCGTCGAGTGCCACGCCGCTGGCCGCCAGTCCCAGCGCGCTCGGCGGCGACGGGTCGGTGAACAGCGAGGTGTGGATCGTGAGATCGATGTGGGGGTTGCCGTCGCCGATCGTGAGGTTCCGGCCGCCGTCCGGGAGACACCGCCGGTCGTCCGCGGCCGCGTCGGCCGTCCCGGCGTCGGACTGTGCCCGAACCGGGACCGATGCGGGGACGACGGCGGCCAGCACCAACGCACAGACCAGCGCGACGGCGGCGACACGGAGCGGACGGCTCCCGGAGTCGGACCCACGGCGCATACCCCGAGTAGCGTGGTCCCCGGATTAAGTTTCGTGGCTCGGTTCTCAGCCGTGATACCGACCGACGATCCGCTATCGGAACCGGAACGTCTCGAGGTTCTTCGGCGAGAACGTCCGGAGGTTGTGATCGTGGTACAGCCCCGAGGAGAGGTCCTGGACCGCCCGTTCGTCGCCGTGAACGCAGAGCACCTTCTCCGGGCGGGGCCGCATCGTCCGCACGAAGTTCTCCAGCCCCTGGCGGTCGGCGTGCCCCGAGAAGCCGTCGAGGGTCT
Proteins encoded:
- a CDS encoding ABC transporter ATP-binding protein; the protein is MTPEGQSTRSSESRLDEPLLRVDGVTAGYGATTVLQDVSVDVGNGEVVGLVGRNGVGKTTTLRTVMGTLAPRSGSVTYDGEDVGDLGPEETVRRGIALVPEERRIFGGLSVRENLELAELGGTGGRGGDHSWGIDEVLDTFENLADNESAPGSTLSGGEQQMLAVGRALVSGGRTLLLDEPTEGLAPYVVERVVETIESLRKRGLTVLLVEQNVRMALDVCDYVYVMDSGRIVHRSSPDALRDDDALDRHVGVSLDDDR
- a CDS encoding ABC transporter ATP-binding protein translates to MTDRGGPILRTTGLTKRFGEFTAVDGVDLAVDRGEFRSIIGPNGAGKTTLFNLISGAMTPTEGTITLSGRDITALSPAERVAANLARSFQLTTVFNGLSVRENVRLAAQAERFETLSTARRLFADSGELEGVDRRTDAVLDELGLRSVADARASDLSYGDRRRLEVGLVLATDPDVVLLDEPTAGMSGDETDATIELFEDVLADRTVLLVEHNVDLVMRVSDRITTLNGGREVATGTPAEIAADDRVREAYLGGYTA
- a CDS encoding ABC transporter permease, which produces MVPGTQLLDILLNGLTIGMVYVLVAAGLSLVFGVMDVLNLAHGELLALGAYFAFSLVTGFDGGGFWIALIAVPLLVGAVGAVTERGLINRVYGRGQLAQILLTFGLLLIIYDLKRFVWGTDPLFYSPPAVIDRTITVLGFSYSGYSYFIIAAGGLLAAAVWAALNHTRVGLVVRAGSEDREMVRNLGVDIDRYYTVVFGAGAALAAFGGVVLGGYQNVSLEMGNAVIIPAFVIVVLGGLGSFRGAVAGGLLVGIVQSAVSTLLPTIQGVVIFLLMIGVLLVRPQGLFGGTGEGVSAGRSEPSEFVGGLGGGVLTGRGRSRLGVAAVVLLALVPVFSGVIYSGFVVSLLITVLIWALFAMSLDIVLGYTGLISLGHALFYGLGAYATLLTLLYVSPSAFVALGVALATTAITAWVVGHVAIRVSGVYFVMITLAFAEIVRQVVVRADVTGGSSGLFGAPEPLYGIGGVGIRFDEVLVGVEPLLFTGDALFYYFLLAIVVASYLGVSRMMAAPFGTVLRAIRESELRARFVGYEVRSVKRQAFVVSSTLAGLSGALFALYNGFAAPDLLNWINSGNAIIMVVLGGSGTLYGPMIGAAVFTLIERQLSAAIPWWRLLLGTLFVVVVLFLPKGLISLPARLGDDRAGVGGPPASAEEVEPDD
- a CDS encoding glutamate--tRNA ligase is translated as MDDDLRERVERAAEKHALLNAVKYDSDADVGAIMGPLMGENPEFRPHGDEIPGVVGGVVARVNDLSAAERRERLEELAPEELAEIDAHDDEDDHDLPDLPNVDGYDEVRMRAAPNPNGPWHIGHARMPAVIGTYKQRYDGSFVVRFDDTDPETKRPDLDAYDAILEDIDYLGFEPDEVLLASDRLEIYYDHARELIDAGGAYTCSCAAGDFSELKNDARPCPHRNKATGTVHEEFEAMVDGEYDPGEMVLRVRTDIEHKNPALRDWVAFRLIDTPHPRPEAKEYRCWPMLDFQSGVDDHLTGVTHIIRGIDLQDSAKRQQFVYDYFGWEYPEVIHWGHVQVDAYDVAISTSTLKAKIEAGELDGWDDPRAPTLASLRRRGIRGEAVVEALAALGTSTSNVDLAMSSVYAANRDLVDDDAERYFLVRDGERFAVEGGPDAAHPPLHPDFEERGSRTIPVDGGVVLEPEDVPADGERVWLKGYAPVRRAGDRLVVTDDDIEVVRSGDVDVVHWAPDEGTVPVLMRTPDGDVRGVAEPDFAETAVDEVIQFERIGFVRVDDHGDEGSVVYWAHP
- a CDS encoding cold-shock protein, yielding MANGTVDFFNDTGGYGFIETEDADEDVFFHMEDVGGEDLTEGTELEFEIEQAPKGPRATNVVRV
- a CDS encoding spermidine synthase translates to MISRFGPDRIPTRPEAAVFVSGVTSMGLEILAGRILAPEFGSTIYTWGGIIGVFLAALSLGYHRGGKRAAANASHTRLVGVFLATGLYVAGVVLFGDLIVQSTAVLPLPSRFVSLPAITILFGPPTYLLGYVSPYAAELAGGDVGATAGHIYALGTVGSIVGAFATTYFLVPALSVPQIGAILGLSAVVAAIAVAAPEFGDGTGLRVGGVAAALVLAAAVGGVGPSLAGDTVYGTQTAYQELQVVDRGDTRTLYLDGQPHSAMDLDDPNRHVFDYTRYFHASLLFTGEAEVDRVLFIGGGGFTGPRIFHDMYPNVTVDVVELDPAVIDAADRYFGIPDSPRLNVHRGDGRRFLEETNRTYDVIVLDAYRKDSVPFQLTTVEFMRQASEQLDDDGVLLANLISAPSGPASEFYRAEYKTMRQVFPRVYSFPTAGGPVVQNIEVVATKQEALLTEAELQARNQRRDIGIDLSGELDAYRRDEPTDDVPVLRDDRAPVDALLDGMVGQRYVQVRANESDDGVAGSGGLNRTAERIPSGGP
- a CDS encoding universal stress protein, whose amino-acid sequence is MFERILLPTDGADSMDVVVRTAADIADRRDAVVHVLYVIDDRAFLTLDDGMKDDVLAELTGEGEVATDRAATRLREAGIEVTTGIRQGDPADEIISSVEAADIDLVAMGTRRGDYSNSMMGSVSQEVVARAPVPVLTVNLTEEE
- the msrB gene encoding peptide-methionine (R)-S-oxide reductase MsrB, giving the protein MATEPSQSDDLPDSETEWRERLTDEEYEILRNRGTEPKFSGEYLDVKEDGTFRCAGCGAELFDSDVKFDSGSGWPSFYDANADAVETETDTRHGMSRIEVVCRACGGHLGHVFDDGPEPTGKRYCINSVALDFDPEE
- a CDS encoding DUF7332 family protein, with protein sequence MRRGSDSGSRPLRVAAVALVCALVLAAVVPASVPVRAQSDAGTADAAADDRRCLPDGGRNLTIGDGNPHIDLTIHTSLFTDPSPPSALGLAASGVALDAEVVRLRTGVLVERVPEGVSANAVWDSFVILFDYRLSLPMFADSVGESTYEPTDGPVSGVETRGC